A portion of the Candidatus Nitrosotenuis aquarius genome contains these proteins:
- a CDS encoding Rieske (2Fe-2S) protein: MGKIIVGKTSEIPPGKMTKVTADGREILVANIDGNYFACDDTCTHAGASLSGGVLEGGIVTCGWHGAKFNCMSGKLEKFPAKIRDLRAYRTIVESDNVFVEF, from the coding sequence ATGGGCAAAATCATTGTAGGCAAGACATCAGAGATTCCGCCAGGAAAGATGACAAAGGTAACCGCGGATGGACGAGAGATCCTGGTTGCAAACATTGACGGAAATTATTTTGCCTGTGACGACACATGCACACATGCAGGAGCAAGTCTTTCAGGAGGAGTCTTGGAGGGTGGAATTGTCACGTGCGGATGGCATGGTGCCAAGTTCAACTGCATGAGCGGCAAGCTGGAAAAGTTCCCAGCCAAAATCAGGGACCTCAGGGCATATAGAACAATAGTAGAATCTGACAACGTTTTTGTGGAGTTCTAG
- a CDS encoding MEMO1 family protein, whose translation MRIRTPAVAGMFYPKEKSKLEQSITNSISSEFGIGQIHQKKEKIYGAICPHAGYMYSGPVATHSFESIASQDFDTAVILGPNHWGIGCNIATMKDCSWETPLGPVEVDSDAAKQINEISRIIEIDYFSHTREHSIEVQVPMLMQFYKKPFKILPIILNDQDYEYMQEVGNAVAKLARERKTIIIGSSDFTHYEPNDFAYKQDKALIEPILKLDVEKFYEILNERRVSACGYGAIASTMIACKELGATQGKLLKYATSGDIAGDKSSVVGYASIVFS comes from the coding sequence ATGCGAATTAGAACACCAGCAGTTGCTGGCATGTTCTATCCAAAAGAAAAATCAAAACTCGAGCAATCAATTACTAATTCCATATCAAGCGAGTTTGGAATAGGCCAGATTCATCAAAAAAAAGAAAAGATCTATGGAGCAATCTGCCCTCATGCAGGCTACATGTATTCAGGCCCTGTGGCCACTCATTCCTTTGAGAGTATTGCAAGCCAAGACTTTGACACTGCCGTAATTTTGGGCCCAAACCACTGGGGTATTGGATGCAACATTGCAACAATGAAGGACTGTTCTTGGGAGACCCCGCTAGGACCAGTGGAAGTCGATTCGGATGCAGCAAAACAAATCAACGAGATATCAAGAATAATTGAAATTGATTATTTTTCCCATACAAGAGAGCACAGCATCGAGGTTCAGGTACCAATGCTGATGCAGTTTTACAAAAAACCGTTCAAAATCTTGCCCATCATCCTAAATGATCAGGACTATGAATACATGCAGGAAGTGGGCAATGCCGTTGCCAAGCTTGCAAGGGAAAGAAAAACCATCATAATTGGCTCATCCGACTTTACGCATTATGAGCCAAACGATTTTGCATACAAGCAGGATAAGGCACTCATCGAACCGATACTGAAATTAGATGTTGAAAAATTCTATGAAATATTGAATGAAAGGAGGGTAAGTGCGTGCGGATACGGAGCAATTGCCTCAACGATGATTGCATGCAAGGAACTTGGAGCAACACAAGGAAAGCTGCTCAAGTATGCAACTAGTGGCGATATTGCCGGAGACAAGAGCTCCGTTGTCGGATACGCATCAATCGTGTTTAGTTGA
- a CDS encoding fumarylacetoacetate hydrolase family protein — protein sequence MKIGRFLIGGKETYGFVKDGQIATKEEIISKTGIPIPLSIKEFLFDGWYKEVVSQNPKLDYSVKLSDAKILAPIPNPPKVICLAFNYVDHAKEQNLTPPTEPAIVIIPRTTLNGTNSEIVCPSFVKQLDYEVELAIIISKDCKNIQEKDTMDSIFGYMVFNDVSARDIQAQDKQFGRAKGFDTFAPCGPWITTADEIPDPQNLKMTTKVNGVLRQNSNTANMFIKIPSIVAKLSRVMTLERGDIISTGTPAGVMLNKPDAVFLKDGDKIEMEIEKIGKLENTVRFVH from the coding sequence ATGAAGATTGGCAGATTTTTGATTGGAGGCAAGGAGACTTATGGATTTGTCAAGGACGGACAAATTGCAACAAAAGAAGAAATCATATCAAAGACAGGAATCCCAATTCCGTTATCGATTAAGGAGTTTTTGTTTGACGGCTGGTACAAAGAAGTCGTATCGCAAAACCCCAAGCTTGACTATTCCGTAAAGTTATCCGATGCAAAGATCTTGGCTCCAATCCCAAATCCGCCCAAGGTGATCTGCCTTGCATTCAACTATGTGGATCACGCAAAAGAGCAGAACCTAACACCGCCAACAGAGCCTGCCATAGTAATAATTCCAAGGACTACACTGAACGGTACAAATTCCGAGATTGTCTGCCCTAGTTTTGTAAAACAGCTTGACTATGAAGTAGAGCTTGCAATTATCATATCCAAAGACTGCAAAAACATACAAGAAAAAGACACAATGGACTCTATCTTTGGATACATGGTCTTCAATGACGTATCGGCAAGGGACATTCAGGCACAAGACAAACAGTTTGGGCGCGCAAAGGGATTTGACACATTTGCGCCATGCGGACCATGGATTACAACTGCGGACGAAATCCCAGATCCCCAAAATCTCAAAATGACCACAAAGGTAAACGGAGTATTGCGCCAAAATTCAAACACCGCAAACATGTTCATAAAAATCCCATCAATTGTGGCAAAACTGAGCAGAGTGATGACACTAGAGCGCGGTGACATCATATCTACGGGAACTCCTGCAGGCGTGATGCTAAACAAGCCAGACGCAGTCTTCCTAAAGGACGGGGACAAAATAGAGATGGAAATAGAAAAGATAGGCAAGCTGGAAAACACAGTCCGATTCGTGCATTAG
- a CDS encoding isopentenyl phosphate kinase — protein MILIKLGGSIITNKERPLSPRTKTIDSIARQLKKISEPFIIVHGGGSFGHYWSVKYDMHTKPAKYDYHGVAIVKNSMIQLNKIILDSFAKNKLNPYCLPPTDFMAGNTPIIPKVKEVKKIAESNLVPVTFGDALWYGQKKSYILSGDKIMSILAKTLRPRLSIFVLNVDGLYSDFKTKRLIHDMRDQQASIQDIPMDVTGGMRRKVEEATKISKMGLKVFFVNGNKPQRIVDAIQKNKFEGTVFR, from the coding sequence ATGATTCTCATCAAGCTTGGAGGCTCTATCATAACCAACAAGGAAAGACCTCTTTCTCCAAGAACAAAGACCATAGACAGCATTGCAAGACAGCTAAAAAAGATCTCAGAACCCTTCATCATAGTGCACGGCGGGGGATCATTTGGCCATTACTGGTCTGTCAAATATGACATGCACACAAAGCCCGCAAAATACGACTACCATGGCGTTGCAATAGTCAAAAACTCGATGATTCAGCTAAACAAGATAATTCTGGATTCTTTTGCAAAAAACAAGCTAAACCCGTACTGCCTTCCGCCAACTGACTTTATGGCAGGAAACACACCAATCATACCAAAGGTAAAGGAAGTCAAAAAAATTGCAGAATCCAATTTGGTTCCAGTAACATTTGGCGATGCGTTGTGGTACGGCCAGAAAAAATCCTACATCTTATCAGGAGACAAAATTATGAGCATTCTGGCAAAAACATTACGCCCAAGGCTCTCAATATTTGTCCTAAATGTGGACGGGCTGTATTCCGATTTTAAGACAAAACGGCTAATCCACGACATGAGGGACCAACAAGCATCAATACAGGACATACCAATGGATGTCACAGGCGGCATGAGGCGCAAAGTCGAAGAGGCAACCAAGATTTCCAAGATGGGCCTAAAGGTCTTTTTTGTAAACGGAAACAAGCCGCAAAGAATAGTCGATGCAATACAAAAAAACAAGTTTGAGGGAACAGTATTTCGATAG
- a CDS encoding class I SAM-dependent methyltransferase codes for MKIEEYISSLPDSIISGQEVQLLDDSLREIFKFAGLGANDVFYHLGCGTGNSLQIAAKEFGARAVGIDNDPEKISQIKKDPKIIALHQDITDADLSDATIVLFWFSDEAIIAKMLEKFSNLRPGCKIITIFDPLPGVIPNKVRFPYLLHQTPFILAKSLKDQIMAVFETECIDFTTAWEHAERYTKAVGSPDTGNDRFLTILQTVMIWINAKNLGLACTQEIPAPVKAYIEILDNFFNIEVRHLIK; via the coding sequence GTGAAAATAGAGGAATACATTTCGTCATTGCCAGATTCTATAATTTCAGGCCAAGAAGTTCAGCTATTGGATGATTCATTGCGAGAGATTTTCAAGTTTGCAGGCCTTGGTGCAAACGATGTTTTCTATCACCTGGGATGCGGAACCGGAAACAGCCTGCAAATAGCTGCCAAAGAATTTGGAGCCCGAGCAGTCGGAATCGACAATGACCCGGAAAAAATCTCACAGATAAAAAAAGATCCAAAGATAATCGCATTACACCAAGACATAACGGATGCAGACCTATCAGATGCAACAATAGTCCTGTTTTGGTTTTCAGATGAGGCCATAATCGCAAAGATGCTTGAAAAATTCTCCAATTTGAGGCCGGGATGCAAGATTATCACCATTTTTGATCCATTACCTGGAGTAATCCCAAACAAGGTCAGATTTCCATATCTGTTGCACCAGACTCCATTTATCCTAGCAAAGAGTCTCAAGGACCAGATAATGGCAGTATTTGAGACAGAATGCATTGACTTTACCACCGCATGGGAGCATGCAGAGCGATACACCAAGGCAGTGGGCTCGCCAGACACAGGAAACGACAGGTTTCTGACCATACTGCAGACAGTAATGATCTGGATAAATGCAAAAAATCTCGGACTGGCCTGCACTCAGGAGATCCCAGCTCCTGTCAAAGCCTACATCGAAATACTGGATAATTTTTTTAACATAGAGGTAAGGCATCTCATAAAATAG
- a CDS encoding glutamate--tRNA ligase: MSEQVRNKILRAALQNALDHGKTQDKIVLGKILGTEPLLRTQVKEIMPAIIEIVNSVNQMSQDQIKRQIQDKFPDLLAEKPKKQEEREGLPPLEGAEHGKVVTRFPPEPNGYPHIGHAKAAIIDEEYAKMYGGKLILRFDDTNPEAERLEYYAAIKVGLDWLEVKYDRVKNTSDDIELLYKKCQEMLDGNYAYVCTCKQETISANRREMKPCKCSMGELEQNKDRWDKMFSKFGQGDAIVRFRGNMSSENTVMRDPVMFRIIETKHPLLGDKYRVWPSYDFAVAIEDSVDGVTHAFRTKEYELRNELYYTILDLLKMRKPKVIEFSRLGFEGMPVSKRVLRPLIEEGKVSGYDDPRLPTLEALKRRGIRQDAIRKFVLSLGFTKADTLAPFETLESFNRKIVDPESIRLHMVKNPASIKIKDLPSSTITMPNHPTKDMGKRTIEHDGGFYVESEDVDKLKPGDAIRFMGLGNVKITSQSPLEGQYIGDGLGTDIPKVHWVAQKNAQKIKVLIPSQLFIGEEFNASSLQEINVFTEPHYNELKEGKEIQFVRFGYCRKDSMLQAIYTHK, from the coding sequence TTGAGTGAACAAGTAAGAAACAAGATACTAAGAGCAGCACTGCAAAACGCACTAGACCACGGCAAAACCCAGGACAAAATAGTCCTAGGCAAAATTCTCGGAACAGAGCCGTTACTTCGAACCCAGGTAAAGGAAATAATGCCGGCCATAATCGAGATAGTAAATTCCGTAAACCAAATGTCGCAGGACCAAATCAAAAGACAGATCCAAGACAAGTTCCCAGACCTGCTTGCAGAAAAGCCAAAAAAGCAAGAAGAGCGAGAAGGCTTGCCCCCACTTGAAGGAGCAGAGCACGGCAAAGTTGTCACAAGGTTCCCACCAGAACCAAACGGATATCCACACATTGGGCACGCAAAGGCAGCCATAATCGATGAGGAGTATGCCAAAATGTACGGCGGCAAGCTGATTTTGCGATTTGACGATACAAACCCAGAAGCTGAACGACTGGAATATTACGCGGCAATCAAGGTAGGCCTTGACTGGCTTGAGGTAAAGTACGATCGAGTAAAGAACACATCAGACGACATAGAACTACTCTACAAAAAATGCCAGGAAATGCTGGATGGCAACTATGCGTATGTCTGCACGTGCAAGCAAGAGACAATCTCTGCAAACAGGCGAGAGATGAAGCCATGCAAGTGCAGCATGGGCGAGCTTGAACAAAACAAGGACAGATGGGACAAAATGTTCTCAAAATTCGGACAGGGGGACGCCATAGTCCGATTCCGAGGAAACATGAGCTCAGAGAACACCGTGATGAGAGATCCAGTGATGTTTAGAATCATAGAAACAAAGCATCCATTGCTTGGCGACAAGTATAGAGTCTGGCCAAGCTACGACTTTGCGGTGGCAATTGAGGACAGCGTTGATGGAGTGACACATGCATTTAGGACCAAGGAGTACGAGCTGAGAAACGAGCTGTACTATACAATTTTGGATCTGCTAAAGATGAGAAAGCCAAAGGTCATCGAGTTCTCAAGACTTGGCTTTGAGGGAATGCCAGTATCCAAGAGAGTTTTGCGACCGTTAATTGAAGAGGGCAAGGTCTCCGGATATGACGACCCAAGGCTTCCAACGCTAGAGGCACTAAAAAGACGAGGAATACGACAGGACGCAATCAGAAAATTCGTATTGTCATTAGGATTTACAAAGGCAGACACACTGGCACCGTTTGAAACCCTAGAGTCGTTTAACCGCAAAATAGTCGACCCAGAAAGCATCCGGCTGCACATGGTCAAAAATCCAGCCTCAATTAAGATCAAGGATTTACCATCAAGTACAATCACCATGCCAAACCACCCAACCAAGGACATGGGCAAGCGCACAATAGAACATGATGGCGGATTTTACGTAGAGTCAGAAGACGTCGACAAGCTAAAGCCAGGCGATGCAATTCGCTTTATGGGCCTAGGCAATGTCAAAATAACAAGCCAGTCCCCACTAGAAGGCCAATACATCGGAGACGGGTTGGGAACAGATATTCCCAAAGTTCACTGGGTTGCACAAAAAAATGCGCAGAAAATCAAGGTCCTCATTCCAAGCCAGCTCTTCATCGGCGAGGAATTCAATGCATCAAGCCTGCAGGAGATCAACGTTTTTACAGAACCCCACTATAACGAGCTAAAAGAGGGAAAGGAAATACAATTCGTAAGATTCGGATACTGCAGAAAGGATTCTATGCTTCAAGCAATTTACACACACAAGTGA
- the idi gene encoding isopentenyl-diphosphate Delta-isomerase, whose protein sequence is MAEEFLILVDSNDNPIGTEEKVKCHLPNGKLHRAFTVLLFDKDHRLLLTRRSESKMLWPGDWDGTVASHPRKTETYVSSAERRLPEEIGAQCKLDYLFKFEYHVPYKDVGSENEICGTLIGLVPDDFQMKLVKDEISEIKWVDEKELLSDIDKNPQIYCPWMLVALYFLYASDEAMIQKHKPVFDKWMRPEHKQILEKSLKYHFPTNNWRLLN, encoded by the coding sequence ATGGCAGAAGAATTTCTAATCCTAGTCGATAGCAACGACAACCCAATAGGCACAGAGGAAAAAGTAAAGTGCCACCTTCCAAACGGCAAGCTTCACCGCGCATTTACTGTATTGCTCTTTGACAAGGACCACAGGCTCTTACTTACAAGAAGGAGTGAAAGCAAGATGCTCTGGCCAGGAGACTGGGACGGCACGGTCGCAAGCCACCCAAGAAAGACAGAGACCTATGTGTCGTCTGCAGAGCGAAGACTACCAGAGGAAATCGGCGCCCAGTGCAAGCTGGATTATCTCTTCAAGTTCGAGTATCACGTCCCATACAAGGATGTGGGATCGGAAAATGAGATCTGCGGTACATTGATCGGCCTAGTCCCAGATGATTTTCAAATGAAACTAGTCAAAGACGAGATTAGTGAGATAAAGTGGGTAGACGAAAAGGAATTGCTCTCAGACATTGACAAAAATCCTCAGATTTATTGTCCGTGGATGCTAGTTGCCCTGTATTTTCTATATGCGTCAGATGAGGCAATGATTCAAAAACACAAACCAGTCTTTGACAAATGGATGAGGCCAGAGCACAAGCAGATACTGGAAAAATCACTCAAATACCACTTTCCAACAAACAACTGGAGGCTGCTAAACTAA
- a CDS encoding UPF0147 family protein yields MADKKAQNQKSLEVAIQTLTQVASSPTTPKNIKKNLTDLITNLKSGQDPVSIRAANAISQIDDVTQDPNLPSYVRVTLWQAVSTLESIRD; encoded by the coding sequence ATGGCAGACAAAAAGGCTCAAAACCAAAAATCACTTGAAGTGGCAATCCAGACACTAACCCAGGTTGCCTCAAGTCCTACGACACCAAAGAACATCAAAAAGAATCTGACAGACTTGATTACCAATCTCAAGTCGGGCCAAGACCCAGTTTCGATTAGAGCCGCAAATGCAATATCCCAAATTGATGATGTGACGCAAGACCCGAACCTGCCATCATACGTGCGAGTTACACTATGGCAAGCAGTATCAACCCTAGAGAGTATTAGAGATTAA
- the mvk gene encoding mevalonate kinase, whose product MKSIASAPAKVILFGEHFIVYGGKAVLCAIDRRITVESELVDSSTIQIDSALGTISIPKDEPIKNVDAKFRPVVFVAQKILKQFNSESGLGITIRSEIPPGVGLGSSSACCVAAASSISGLFAKFSKEKVSSLALEAEKTVFENASGADTASCTFGGIMEYTKQGTKNLNLAPKFQLVIANSKMVHSTSEVVSRVKQFKEKHPDEFSLLCQNESALIEESLDALRANDLEKIGEKMIVNQAHLQKIGVSNQTLDSMVQSVKDISYGAKLTGAGDGGCVVVLVDESSLKDTLDALSEYECFATKIDTAGVEQKV is encoded by the coding sequence TTGAAGTCAATAGCATCTGCTCCTGCCAAAGTGATCTTGTTTGGCGAGCATTTTATCGTGTATGGCGGAAAGGCAGTTTTATGCGCAATAGATAGGCGAATAACAGTAGAGTCCGAGCTTGTCGATTCCAGTACAATCCAGATAGACTCTGCGCTTGGAACTATTTCCATACCAAAAGACGAGCCAATCAAAAATGTCGATGCAAAATTTAGGCCAGTGGTATTTGTTGCCCAAAAAATTCTAAAGCAATTCAACTCTGAATCAGGACTTGGAATAACAATACGATCAGAGATCCCGCCCGGTGTCGGCCTTGGTTCATCGTCTGCTTGTTGCGTTGCCGCAGCAAGCTCAATTTCCGGCCTTTTTGCAAAATTTTCCAAAGAAAAAGTATCGAGCCTTGCACTGGAAGCAGAAAAAACCGTCTTTGAGAATGCGTCTGGGGCAGACACCGCAAGCTGTACCTTTGGCGGAATAATGGAATATACAAAACAAGGAACAAAAAACCTGAATCTTGCGCCCAAGTTTCAGCTAGTCATTGCCAATTCAAAGATGGTTCATTCAACCAGTGAGGTAGTATCGCGAGTAAAACAGTTCAAGGAGAAACATCCTGACGAGTTTTCCCTTCTTTGCCAGAACGAATCTGCGCTGATTGAAGAGTCCTTGGATGCCCTGAGGGCAAATGACCTTGAAAAAATTGGGGAGAAAATGATCGTAAACCAAGCACACCTGCAAAAAATAGGTGTATCAAACCAAACCCTGGATTCAATGGTGCAATCAGTCAAAGACATATCATATGGTGCAAAGCTGACTGGCGCAGGAGACGGCGGATGCGTCGTAGTACTAGTTGACGAGTCCAGTCTGAAAGACACACTTGATGCACTATCAGAATACGAATGTTTTGCAACAAAAATAGACACCGCCGGTGTTGAGCAAAAAGTATAG
- the rpsB gene encoding 30S ribosomal protein S2 — MSQQTEPQDIKKKILSTGIRVGTTVKTTFMQPFITKASPEGLYMIDLDQTLARIKTAAKFINRIEPSQILVCSGREYASTPIEKFCEITGARKMLSRFMPGTLTNPSLPYYTEPKLVIISDPQVDSQAITEATNAGIPVIGVSNTDNVTSKIDVVIPANNRGRKSLATVFWLLAREILIQKGKLGENDPMKYEIDDFETKISEEELE; from the coding sequence ATGAGTCAGCAGACAGAACCACAAGACATCAAGAAAAAGATCCTCTCTACAGGAATAAGAGTAGGAACTACTGTCAAGACAACCTTCATGCAGCCATTCATCACAAAGGCAAGCCCTGAAGGACTCTACATGATTGATCTGGACCAAACATTGGCAAGAATCAAGACTGCAGCTAAATTCATCAACAGAATAGAACCATCACAAATACTGGTTTGCTCTGGACGAGAATATGCAAGCACCCCAATTGAGAAGTTCTGCGAAATCACAGGTGCTAGAAAGATGCTAAGCAGATTCATGCCAGGAACACTGACCAACCCATCATTGCCATATTACACTGAACCAAAACTAGTCATTATTTCTGATCCTCAAGTTGACTCGCAGGCAATCACAGAGGCAACAAATGCAGGAATTCCAGTCATTGGCGTATCAAATACCGACAATGTCACATCAAAAATCGACGTAGTCATTCCAGCAAACAACAGAGGAAGAAAATCGCTTGCCACAGTATTTTGGCTGCTGGCAAGAGAAATACTAATCCAAAAGGGAAAGCTGGGCGAAAACGACCCAATGAAATACGAAATCGACGATTTCGAAACAAAGATTTCTGAAGAGGAACTAGAATAG
- a CDS encoding MDR/zinc-dependent alcohol dehydrogenase-like family protein: protein MKAAYFDGSKISLQNDYPNPKPGEALVKVRLAGICGTDLEMIQGYASYTGVLGHEFVGEVISSENKNLIGKRVVGEINAGCGKCSMCTTGLERHCPNRTVLGIYKRDGAFAQYLSLPEKNLHVIPDSISDEQAVFVEPLAAAFEIEEQLKIDKDSAIAILGDGRLAQLITRVLGIHHKNITCFGRHQNKLQLLAKLGVKTKIGISAEDEHKFDVVVEATGSESGFLDTMRLAKPRGTVVLKSTMSSKNKIDLTAAIVNEITFIGSRCGPFRPAIQALVTSTVYVDDLIDTVYPLDKLDEALDAAKSPGRLKIFLRP, encoded by the coding sequence ATGAAGGCTGCTTACTTTGATGGCTCCAAAATATCACTGCAAAATGACTATCCGAATCCCAAACCCGGGGAAGCCCTAGTCAAAGTCAGGCTGGCCGGAATCTGTGGCACAGATCTTGAGATGATTCAGGGCTATGCCTCATACACCGGCGTTTTAGGCCACGAATTTGTCGGCGAGGTAATATCTTCTGAAAATAAAAATCTGATTGGCAAACGCGTTGTAGGCGAAATTAATGCAGGCTGCGGAAAATGCTCCATGTGCACAACCGGATTGGAACGACACTGTCCAAATAGAACAGTACTTGGAATATACAAGCGAGACGGAGCATTTGCGCAATATCTATCACTTCCTGAAAAAAACCTACACGTTATACCTGACTCTATTTCTGATGAGCAGGCCGTCTTTGTAGAGCCACTGGCAGCTGCATTTGAAATTGAAGAGCAACTGAAAATCGACAAAGACTCGGCAATCGCAATACTTGGAGACGGAAGACTGGCTCAGCTGATCACACGAGTGCTTGGAATACACCACAAAAACATTACCTGCTTTGGAAGACATCAAAACAAACTGCAATTATTGGCCAAGCTTGGAGTAAAGACAAAAATTGGCATTTCAGCAGAAGATGAACACAAATTCGATGTCGTAGTGGAGGCAACGGGAAGCGAATCCGGATTCTTAGATACCATGCGACTTGCAAAGCCAAGGGGCACGGTTGTACTAAAATCCACCATGTCATCAAAGAACAAGATAGACCTGACTGCCGCCATAGTAAACGAAATAACCTTTATCGGCTCTAGGTGCGGTCCGTTCAGGCCTGCAATCCAAGCCCTGGTAACAAGCACAGTATATGTTGATGATCTAATTGACACTGTCTATCCGCTGGACAAACTAGATGAAGCGCTAGATGCAGCAAAAAGTCCAGGTCGACTCAAAATTTTTCTTAGGCCCTAA
- a CDS encoding polyprenyl synthetase family protein, with amino-acid sequence MVKTLPSTAKKINSYLKSNLNGRPDVLYKAGAHLIVNGGKRLRPYLVLKSCQMLGGSTKDALPAAAAIEMVHNFTLVHDDIMDNDEMRHGVPTVHTRFGMPLAILAGDVLFSKAFEMVSTDRVRNPQVSSGLVARLAKACVDVCEGQVLDIKMAEGKKIPTKAEYITMIEKKTSALFEVSCAMGAICAKKPQDVANLASFGKNLGVSFQITDDYIGVLGDPKITKKPVGNDLREGKKSLPILLAIQKADPRSKKIILKVFGNPRAAKSDIAKAIEVMRDLHIEQEVRKAALDYAQKAKRSLAKYSGPAKSEMIALLDFVVTRSL; translated from the coding sequence ATGGTAAAGACACTCCCAAGCACTGCAAAAAAGATCAATTCCTATCTAAAGTCAAATCTGAACGGTAGACCGGATGTTTTGTACAAGGCAGGCGCTCACCTAATTGTCAACGGCGGCAAGCGACTTAGGCCATATTTGGTACTGAAAAGCTGCCAAATGCTTGGCGGCTCGACAAAAGACGCACTTCCGGCAGCTGCTGCAATAGAGATGGTTCACAACTTTACTTTGGTTCACGATGATATCATGGACAATGATGAGATGCGACACGGCGTTCCAACTGTACATACTAGATTTGGCATGCCGCTTGCAATACTTGCAGGGGACGTTTTGTTTTCAAAGGCATTTGAGATGGTTTCCACAGACAGGGTCAGAAATCCGCAGGTATCATCAGGCCTTGTTGCAAGGCTAGCCAAGGCGTGCGTAGACGTGTGTGAAGGCCAAGTCCTTGACATCAAGATGGCCGAGGGAAAAAAGATCCCTACCAAGGCAGAATACATCACCATGATAGAAAAAAAGACATCGGCCCTCTTTGAGGTATCGTGCGCAATGGGCGCAATTTGCGCCAAAAAACCGCAAGACGTTGCAAACTTGGCGTCATTTGGAAAAAACCTCGGCGTTTCATTTCAGATAACAGATGACTATATCGGAGTCTTGGGCGACCCCAAGATCACAAAAAAGCCAGTAGGAAACGACCTGCGAGAAGGAAAGAAATCCCTGCCAATACTGCTTGCAATACAAAAGGCAGACCCAAGATCCAAAAAAATAATCCTCAAAGTATTTGGAAATCCAAGGGCCGCAAAATCAGACATTGCAAAGGCAATAGAGGTGATGCGAGACCTGCACATAGAGCAAGAAGTAAGGAAAGCAGCTCTGGATTATGCGCAAAAGGCAAAGCGTTCTTTGGCAAAATATTCAGGTCCTGCAAAATCAGAAATGATTGCGCTTTTGGATTTTGTTGTAACTAGGAGCCTGTAG